In Deinococcus sp. KNUC1210, a single genomic region encodes these proteins:
- a CDS encoding ATP-binding protein has product MDEEGLPFEAPTLSLPWTTGTPLYQDHYAQGADTPAEIIRHVHAAASLRLHVHGVPVGILGIGLFDQRHWNSADRAVLETTISSLGLALERAQGLAELATRTTELEQSNQDLYAANEELEAFTYSASHDLRTPVRHVMGFAELALKALERGQYDKVAQHLEVVKQAAVRMTSLIDGMLILSRSGRQELSVQWTDLNALVAQAQRDVAAEFSQQPVQWHIEPLPRVQGDPLLLQQVLTNLLSNAVKYSGRRELSEIRVWAEEQPAEWTIHVQDNGVGFDARYARKLFGIFQRLHHERDFRGTGIGLATVRRIVLKHGGRVSAESQGEGGATFSFTLPRPGDHH; this is encoded by the coding sequence GTGGATGAGGAAGGTCTTCCCTTCGAGGCTCCCACGCTGTCCCTGCCCTGGACGACAGGCACGCCGCTCTATCAGGATCACTACGCGCAGGGAGCCGATACCCCCGCCGAGATCATCCGGCACGTCCATGCCGCCGCGTCGCTGCGCCTGCATGTCCACGGAGTTCCGGTGGGCATCCTGGGCATTGGTCTGTTCGATCAGCGCCACTGGAATTCGGCAGACCGGGCGGTGCTGGAAACGACCATTTCCAGTCTGGGTCTCGCGCTGGAACGGGCGCAGGGCCTGGCTGAGCTGGCAACGCGCACCACCGAACTGGAACAGAGCAATCAGGACCTCTACGCGGCCAACGAGGAACTGGAAGCGTTCACCTACAGCGCGTCCCACGACCTGCGCACACCCGTCAGGCACGTGATGGGCTTTGCGGAACTGGCGCTGAAGGCGCTGGAACGCGGGCAGTACGACAAGGTGGCGCAGCATCTGGAGGTCGTCAAGCAGGCAGCTGTGCGGATGACCTCGCTGATCGACGGCATGCTGATCCTGTCCCGATCTGGCCGGCAGGAACTGAGCGTGCAGTGGACCGACCTGAACGCCCTGGTGGCGCAGGCACAGCGCGACGTGGCAGCGGAGTTTTCGCAGCAGCCGGTGCAGTGGCACATCGAACCGCTGCCGAGGGTTCAGGGCGATCCGCTGCTCCTTCAGCAGGTCCTGACCAACCTGCTGAGCAACGCGGTGAAGTACTCTGGCAGGCGCGAGCTTTCTGAAATCCGGGTGTGGGCAGAGGAGCAGCCCGCAGAGTGGACGATTCATGTGCAGGACAACGGCGTGGGATTCGATGCCAGATACGCCAGAAAACTGTTCGGGATCTTCCAGCGCCTCCATCACGAACGCGACTTTCGCGGCACCGGAATCGGGCTGGCGACGGTGCGCCGGATCGTGCTGAAGCATGGCGGGCGGGTCTCTGCCGAAAGTCAGGGAGAGGGTGGAGCGACCTTCAGCTTCACGCTGCCCAGGCCGGGCGACCATCACTGA